A window of the Butyricimonas virosa genome harbors these coding sequences:
- a CDS encoding response regulator transcription factor, which translates to MSKNILIVDDKPEIAKVITIQLSKDYNVHSEGNPIEALAWMHAGNIPDLIISDVNMPEMDGRTFLKQLKASSTFNFIPVIILSSLESSNDRIELLEAGASDFVLKPFNPQELKIRVRNLLR; encoded by the coding sequence ATGAGTAAAAACATTCTGATAGTGGATGATAAGCCTGAAATAGCGAAAGTCATCACGATCCAACTATCCAAGGATTATAATGTACATTCGGAGGGAAATCCGATTGAAGCTCTTGCATGGATGCACGCAGGAAACATTCCCGATCTTATCATATCGGACGTAAATATGCCGGAAATGGACGGACGAACATTCCTCAAGCAGCTAAAAGCAAGCTCCACGTTCAATTTTATACCCGTTATTATTTTATCCAGTCTGGAGAGCAGTAACGACCGAATTGAATTGCTGGAGGCAGGAGCCTCTGACTTCGTGCTAAAACCTTTCAACCCGCAGGAGCTGAAGATCAGAGTACGTAATTTATTGCGGTAA
- a CDS encoding NADH-dependent [FeFe] hydrogenase, group A6 codes for MNENITLKIDNREISVPKGTTILEAARELGIDIPTLCYMNLKDLCIKNAPASCRICVVEVDGRKNLAPSCATRCENGMNVHTNTMRVLNARRTVLELMLSDHPSDCLVCAKSGSCELQAVAIKLGIREIPFQGTQTEYKVDLSPSIRRDATKCIYCRRCEMMCNDIQTVGALGAVNRGFDSVVMPAFDQALQDSECTFCGQCVAVCPVGALTELDHTNRLIKDLANPDKTVIVQTAPAVRAALGEEFGLPAGTSVTGKMVAALRKLGFAKVFDTDFAADLTIMEEGTELLGRLTAFLNGDKDVKLPIITSCCPGWVNFFEKQFPDLLDNPSSARSPQQMFGAIAKTYWAEKMGIKREDLIVVSVMPCLAKKFESERDEFRTNGDPDVNYSISTRELAALIKQTNINFMQLENEDFDAPLGESTGAAVIFGASGGVMEAALRTAYEVHTGKTLDNVNFEGVRGIENLKEATIDVDGFELKVAVAHSLGTARKLMNELRAGKSPYHAIEVMACPGGCIGGGGQPLHHGDSARIKARAKALYSEDTEKNFRKSHENPYIISLYEEFLGKPMSEKAHHLLHTCYFNRGKEIIEQ; via the coding sequence TCAGCGTTCCCAAAGGAACCACGATTCTTGAAGCAGCCCGGGAACTGGGTATCGATATACCCACGCTTTGCTACATGAACCTAAAAGATTTATGCATCAAAAACGCCCCGGCATCTTGCCGTATCTGCGTGGTTGAAGTAGATGGCAGGAAAAATCTTGCCCCTTCTTGTGCCACCCGTTGTGAAAACGGTATGAACGTACACACGAATACCATGCGCGTGCTGAACGCCCGGAGAACCGTTTTGGAATTAATGCTTTCGGATCACCCGTCAGACTGTCTGGTATGTGCCAAATCCGGTAGCTGCGAGTTGCAAGCCGTGGCCATCAAACTGGGAATCCGCGAAATTCCTTTCCAAGGTACGCAAACCGAATACAAGGTTGATTTATCCCCTTCTATCCGTCGGGATGCCACGAAATGTATCTATTGCCGTCGGTGCGAAATGATGTGTAATGACATACAAACCGTAGGGGCACTCGGTGCCGTGAACCGCGGATTTGATTCGGTGGTAATGCCGGCGTTCGATCAGGCACTGCAAGACTCGGAATGTACTTTCTGCGGACAATGCGTGGCTGTATGCCCGGTAGGAGCTTTAACCGAACTGGATCACACGAACCGGCTGATCAAAGATCTGGCAAACCCGGACAAGACCGTAATCGTGCAAACTGCCCCGGCCGTTCGTGCCGCCTTAGGGGAAGAATTCGGGTTACCTGCCGGAACATCCGTGACGGGAAAAATGGTTGCCGCTTTACGCAAATTAGGCTTTGCCAAGGTATTTGACACGGACTTCGCTGCCGACTTGACCATCATGGAGGAAGGTACCGAATTATTAGGTCGTTTGACAGCATTCTTAAATGGAGATAAGGATGTGAAACTTCCGATCATCACCTCTTGTTGTCCGGGCTGGGTGAATTTCTTCGAGAAACAATTCCCGGATTTACTTGATAATCCTTCTAGTGCACGTTCCCCGCAACAGATGTTTGGAGCTATTGCAAAAACTTACTGGGCTGAAAAAATGGGAATCAAACGGGAAGACCTGATTGTAGTATCCGTGATGCCATGTCTGGCTAAAAAATTCGAAAGTGAACGTGACGAATTCAGAACAAATGGGGATCCGGACGTGAACTATTCTATCTCTACACGTGAATTGGCTGCTTTGATCAAACAAACGAACATCAATTTCATGCAACTGGAAAACGAGGATTTCGACGCACCGTTAGGAGAATCTACCGGAGCCGCTGTTATTTTCGGTGCATCCGGAGGTGTTATGGAAGCAGCCTTACGTACGGCTTACGAGGTACACACGGGTAAAACGTTGGATAACGTGAACTTCGAAGGTGTTCGCGGAATCGAAAACCTGAAAGAAGCCACCATCGACGTAGACGGGTTCGAATTAAAAGTTGCCGTTGCCCATAGCTTGGGTACCGCCCGCAAGTTGATGAACGAACTTCGTGCCGGCAAATCCCCCTATCACGCCATCGAAGTTATGGCCTGTCCCGGTGGATGTATCGGCGGTGGAGGTCAACCGCTTCACCACGGAGATTCCGCCCGTATCAAGGCTCGTGCGAAAGCCCTTTACTCGGAGGATACTGAAAAGAATTTCAGGAAATCTCACGAGAACCCCTATATCATTTCCTTGTACGAGGAGTTCTTGGGTAAACCCATGAGTGAAAAGGCACATCACTTGTTGCACACGTGCTATTTTAATAGAGGAAAAGAGATCATTGAACAATAA
- a CDS encoding PAS domain-containing hybrid sensor histidine kinase/response regulator, with amino-acid sequence MGVYESLTREELVRKLLVQENLCHELQGKVGKLQEEIFQQAKNGEGFEENEGDLCEKVVVKRTEKFLADNVVRLSLMLEAGNVFPWFADIVSGKIEIGDELFKAYGVDRKEFHDDFFRMTTFVASIYPDDRGIFEAIYNRLLAGESCKIDLELRLDLLNTGEYKWVDLKGVAQEFDERGKVTKVLGFIADIQKRRDDEQALIEAKHRAEESDRLKSAFLANVSHEIRTPLNAIVGFSEVIAHTESECEREEYLDIVKANSNLLLHLINDILDLSRIESGKMEFIDENIQMDELCEELRQMHQMRIKNDVKIIFERPAASLTIVSDSHRLRQLYSNLISNAIKYTEKGAITFGYKLKGDMMEGYVRDSGSGIPAEKLNNVFGRFEKLDLLKQGFGLGLSICKSILDKMGGEIWVESELGVGSCFYFLIPCNGTFPVAGEQNKPLILVAEDMDCNYELVKAILEERYSVLRANDGIDVVTKYESSKPDLILMDVRMPGLDGLSAAGIIRELNPTVPIIATTAFAFETDREMALAAGCNEYMSKPLEAEKLKTMVERYLENKL; translated from the coding sequence ATGGGTGTATATGAAAGCCTTACGAGAGAAGAACTCGTCAGAAAGTTGTTGGTGCAAGAAAATTTGTGTCATGAGCTGCAAGGAAAAGTCGGGAAATTGCAAGAAGAGATTTTTCAACAAGCAAAGAACGGGGAGGGCTTTGAGGAAAATGAAGGTGATTTATGTGAAAAGGTGGTAGTGAAACGAACAGAAAAGTTCTTAGCGGATAACGTGGTCAGGTTATCGTTAATGTTAGAGGCCGGTAACGTTTTTCCCTGGTTTGCAGATATTGTCAGCGGGAAAATCGAAATCGGGGATGAATTATTCAAGGCGTACGGCGTTGATCGAAAGGAATTTCATGATGACTTTTTTCGTATGACAACTTTTGTTGCCAGTATTTATCCGGATGATCGGGGAATTTTTGAGGCTATTTATAATCGTCTTTTGGCGGGTGAGTCATGTAAGATTGACTTGGAACTCAGGTTGGATTTGTTAAATACCGGGGAGTATAAATGGGTGGATTTAAAAGGAGTGGCTCAAGAATTTGATGAACGAGGAAAAGTTACGAAAGTCTTGGGTTTTATTGCTGATATTCAAAAAAGAAGGGATGATGAACAGGCATTAATCGAGGCCAAGCACCGGGCGGAAGAATCGGATCGTTTGAAGTCGGCCTTTTTGGCAAATGTGAGCCACGAAATTCGGACTCCGTTGAACGCTATTGTCGGTTTTTCCGAGGTAATTGCTCACACGGAAAGTGAATGTGAACGGGAAGAATATTTGGATATTGTCAAGGCGAATAGTAATTTATTACTGCATCTTATTAATGATATTCTTGATTTATCCCGCATCGAATCCGGTAAAATGGAATTCATAGATGAGAACATACAGATGGATGAGTTGTGCGAGGAATTACGGCAAATGCATCAGATGCGAATCAAGAATGACGTGAAGATAATTTTCGAGCGACCTGCGGCATCTCTGACGATTGTTTCCGATTCTCACCGATTGAGGCAACTCTATTCAAATTTGATTTCCAATGCTATAAAATATACCGAAAAAGGGGCAATCACTTTCGGGTACAAGTTGAAGGGAGATATGATGGAAGGATATGTGCGAGATTCCGGGAGCGGGATTCCGGCAGAAAAATTGAATAATGTATTCGGGCGTTTTGAAAAGCTGGATTTGTTGAAACAGGGTTTCGGGTTAGGATTGTCTATCTGTAAATCCATTCTGGACAAAATGGGTGGAGAAATCTGGGTAGAATCCGAGCTTGGTGTCGGGTCTTGTTTCTATTTTTTAATACCTTGTAATGGTACGTTCCCGGTTGCTGGGGAACAGAATAAACCGTTGATATTGGTAGCTGAAGATATGGATTGTAACTACGAGTTGGTCAAGGCTATACTGGAAGAGCGCTATTCCGTGCTAAGAGCGAATGACGGGATTGATGTGGTGACAAAATATGAATCGAGTAAACCGGATTTAATTTTAATGGATGTCCGGATGCCGGGATTGGATGGCCTGTCTGCGGCCGGAATTATCCGGGAATTGAATCCGACTGTTCCAATTATAGCTACCACGGCCTTTGCTTTTGAAACAGATCGGGAAATGGCTCTTGCCGCCGGATGTAACGAATATATGTCTAAACCGTTAGAGGCTGAAAAGTTGAAAACTATGGTCGAAAGATATCTCGAAAATAAATTATAG
- a CDS encoding complex I 24 kDa subunit family protein, whose protein sequence is MTQISLAKCKVDQLVSLCEEFGNQPGELINILHKAQGLIGYLPREVQEVIARQLNIPVSKVYGVVTFYSFFTMTPKGEHPISVCMGTACYVRGAEKVLDEFKRILKINVGETTPDGKFSLTSLRCVGACGLAPVVLIGEKVYGRVTPGEVEKILKEFE, encoded by the coding sequence ATGACACAAATATCATTAGCCAAGTGCAAAGTTGACCAACTGGTAAGCCTGTGTGAAGAATTCGGGAATCAACCGGGAGAGTTGATTAATATCTTGCACAAAGCACAGGGATTGATCGGCTACCTACCTAGAGAAGTACAGGAAGTAATCGCCCGCCAATTAAATATACCCGTATCCAAAGTGTACGGCGTAGTAACTTTCTATTCATTCTTCACCATGACCCCAAAAGGTGAACACCCGATCTCCGTGTGCATGGGAACCGCATGCTACGTTCGGGGTGCAGAGAAGGTATTGGATGAATTCAAACGTATTTTGAAAATAAATGTTGGAGAGACAACCCCGGATGGGAAATTCTCTTTAACCAGCTTGCGGTGTGTAGGTGCCTGTGGACTTGCCCCAGTTGTACTGATCGGTGAAAAAGTTTACGGACGGGTTACTCCCGGAGAGGTGGAGAAAATTCTAAAAGAATTCGAGTAA
- a CDS encoding hybrid sensor histidine kinase/response regulator: MKINPAEYKILVVDDVQSNVLLLKALLGREGFGIVYAMNGTEALEKVKSEHPDLILLDVMMPDMDGFEVAGHLKVEPEQAEIPIIFLTALNDSASVVKGFQLGANDFISKPFRREELLIRVEHQLSLVDARRVILRQTEELRKTIAGRDKLYSVIAHDLRSPMASIKMLCNTIMMSIDPQTVPGDVFEMLEMTNKTAEEVFSLLDNLLKWTKSQLGKLSNVPQPIDMVGLVNGVIEVFKPIAESKLISLELDSEVEFINVIVDIEMIKSVVRNLISNAIKFSHKNTVVMVHVKVQDVMDENKTEEGNGKEVLVTVSDRGCGIKNEDQEKLLNESTHFTTFGTDSEEGSGLGLLLCKDFVSKNHGRLWFTSEEGVGSNFNFTIPIK, translated from the coding sequence ATGAAAATAAATCCTGCTGAATATAAAATACTAGTGGTGGATGATGTTCAGTCAAATGTGCTGTTGTTAAAAGCTTTGCTCGGGCGTGAGGGGTTTGGTATCGTGTATGCGATGAACGGGACGGAAGCTTTGGAAAAAGTGAAAAGTGAACATCCGGATTTGATTTTGTTGGATGTTATGATGCCCGATATGGACGGGTTTGAGGTGGCAGGACACTTGAAGGTGGAGCCGGAACAGGCTGAAATTCCAATTATATTTTTGACTGCGTTGAATGACTCGGCAAGTGTTGTGAAGGGGTTCCAACTCGGGGCGAATGATTTTATATCGAAACCTTTTCGTCGGGAAGAGCTGTTGATCCGGGTGGAACATCAACTTTCTCTGGTGGATGCCAGACGGGTTATTTTACGTCAGACGGAAGAGTTGAGAAAGACAATTGCCGGTAGGGATAAGCTTTATTCCGTGATCGCTCATGATTTACGGTCACCGATGGCTTCCATCAAGATGTTGTGTAACACGATTATGATGAGCATCGACCCGCAAACCGTTCCAGGGGACGTGTTCGAGATGTTGGAAATGACCAATAAAACAGCGGAGGAAGTATTTTCTTTATTAGATAATCTGTTGAAGTGGACCAAGAGCCAGTTGGGTAAGTTGTCTAATGTTCCGCAACCGATAGATATGGTCGGTTTGGTAAATGGCGTTATAGAGGTGTTTAAGCCGATAGCTGAGAGTAAGTTAATTTCTTTGGAACTGGATTCAGAAGTCGAATTTATCAATGTTATCGTTGACATCGAAATGATAAAATCCGTTGTGCGTAACTTGATTTCAAATGCAATTAAATTTAGTCATAAAAATACCGTTGTTATGGTACATGTGAAGGTACAGGATGTTATGGATGAGAACAAGACTGAGGAGGGGAATGGTAAAGAAGTGCTTGTTACGGTGTCAGATAGGGGATGTGGAATCAAGAATGAAGATCAAGAAAAGCTGTTAAATGAGTCCACGCATTTCACGACCTTTGGTACGGATAGCGAGGAAGGCTCCGGCTTGGGCCTATTATTGTGTAAAGACTTCGTGAGCAAAAATCATGGGCGCTTGTGGTTTACTTCTGAGGAAGGTGTCGGTTCTAACTTTAATTTTACAATTCCGATAAAGTGA
- a CDS encoding sugar transferase, producing MYTYYIGKNTDWINKISHCLNCQVITFNNPIKTILSINERSKKDISPTYIFIESYNKKRDLQWLNAIAQGNPKNTYLLLLSEKIAKEDIVDYLHAGTSEIVNINTTPEDLQTTLAFLPKIKQHTTAHVQNNPRRFKLPWWKRTFDIFFSGTAIVCLSPFLIVTALAIRIESKGPIIYKSKRVGSNYDIFDFLKFRSMYMDADKRLKEFEALNQYREETQEQQAHTETSPTSNQTNETLLVADDFITTEKQLLKNRRKQQKNTFVKFENDPRITKVGRIIRKYSIDELPQLVNILKGDMSIVGNRPLPLYEAELLTTDEYIERFMAPSGLTGLWQVEKRGDQGALSAEERKQLDIKYARNFSFGNDIKIICKTFTAFVQKENV from the coding sequence ATGTACACGTATTATATCGGGAAAAACACGGACTGGATAAACAAAATATCACATTGTCTGAATTGTCAAGTTATTACTTTCAATAACCCGATTAAAACGATTTTGAGTATCAATGAACGATCGAAGAAAGATATATCACCCACTTATATCTTTATCGAATCATACAATAAAAAAAGGGATTTACAATGGTTGAACGCTATCGCTCAAGGCAATCCGAAGAACACGTATCTACTACTACTTTCAGAGAAGATTGCAAAAGAAGATATTGTGGACTATCTTCATGCCGGCACTAGCGAAATCGTCAATATCAACACAACGCCGGAAGATTTACAAACGACATTAGCTTTCCTGCCTAAAATAAAGCAACACACGACAGCTCATGTTCAAAATAATCCCCGGAGATTCAAGCTCCCTTGGTGGAAAAGAACATTTGACATTTTCTTTTCCGGGACAGCAATCGTTTGCCTCTCCCCATTTCTAATTGTAACGGCACTTGCCATCCGGATCGAAAGTAAAGGTCCTATTATATATAAATCCAAACGAGTCGGAAGTAATTACGACATATTTGATTTCCTCAAATTCCGTTCCATGTATATGGATGCGGATAAACGCCTAAAGGAATTCGAGGCCTTGAATCAATACCGGGAAGAAACACAGGAACAACAGGCTCATACCGAAACTTCCCCAACCTCCAATCAAACCAACGAAACTCTTCTCGTGGCCGATGATTTCATCACGACAGAAAAACAATTATTAAAGAACAGACGAAAACAACAGAAAAATACTTTCGTCAAATTCGAGAACGATCCCCGAATTACCAAAGTCGGACGTATCATCCGTAAATATAGTATTGATGAACTTCCACAACTGGTTAATATTCTGAAAGGAGATATGTCCATCGTCGGCAACCGCCCCCTCCCCTTATACGAAGCGGAATTACTAACCACGGACGAATACATCGAGCGTTTCATGGCCCCCTCCGGACTCACCGGTCTATGGCAAGTAGAAAAAAGAGGTGACCAAGGCGCCCTTTCCGCAGAAGAAAGAAAACAACTGGATATAAAATATGCCCGCAACTTTTCGTTCGGGAATGATATAAAAATTATTTGCAAAACATTCACGGCGTTTGTGCAAAAAGAGAATGTGTGA